In Luteibaculum oceani, the following proteins share a genomic window:
- a CDS encoding GNAT family N-acetyltransferase has protein sequence MVGTVNLNFFEPLNVYHVGCHLSRGIWNKGFATELLNGVILWGGNVKGCRKYTLLW, from the coding sequence TTGGTAGGCACAGTCAACTTAAATTTTTTCGAGCCCTTAAATGTTTACCATGTGGGTTGCCATTTAAGTAGAGGTATTTGGAATAAGGGCTTTGCAACCGAACTTTTAAATGGAGTAATTCTTTGGGGGGGCAATGTAAAGGGCTGCAGGAAATACACGCTCTTGTGGTAG
- a CDS encoding cold-shock protein — protein MNEGVVKFFNEEKGYGFITPNNSGKDIFVHANGLIDEIREDDRVSFETQEGRKGLNAINVKLID, from the coding sequence ATGAACGAAGGAGTAGTAAAATTCTTTAACGAGGAAAAAGGGTACGGATTTATCACACCAAACAATTCAGGTAAGGATATTTTTGTACATGCAAATGGTCTTATTGATGAAATTCGTGAGGATGACCGTGTTTCTTTTGAAACTCAAGAAGGTAGAAAAGGGTTAAACGCAATCAATGTGAAACTAATTGACTAA
- a CDS encoding DEAD/DEAH box helicase — MKRPVKKNIDRRRSKKRMVSSINPKMLVKSAVKSTVKPYTPSQCYADMALRPEILKNLSAKGYTHPTEIQDKAIASLISGRNMVGIAATGTGKTGAFLIPIVEQMLCNKGKTALVVVPTRELAEQVLIEFKALSRGMGLSSACFIGGTNVGKDLGIARRKQDLIVGTPGRLLDLVNQGALRLKGTEILVLDEFDRMLDMGFLPDVKSIVSCMKSRMQTMLFSATLKSDQEKHIQQLLSDPIRIKVSSGTESSDNVEQNIIKVKPDENKFDLLKNLLLQPSFEKVILFAETKRSVDKIQVKLQKVGVMSDVIHGNKSQNYRSNAIRKFKSGKTRVLVATDVAARGIDVDGVTHVINYQLPLTMDSYIHRIGRTGRAGKTGMAYTFIN; from the coding sequence ATGAAAAGACCAGTTAAAAAAAATATAGATCGCAGGCGATCTAAAAAGCGAATGGTATCTAGCATTAATCCAAAAATGCTGGTAAAGTCGGCCGTAAAAAGTACCGTTAAGCCATATACGCCGAGTCAATGTTATGCCGACATGGCATTAAGACCAGAAATTCTGAAAAACTTAAGTGCCAAGGGATATACCCATCCAACCGAAATACAAGATAAAGCTATTGCAAGCCTTATTTCTGGTAGAAATATGGTGGGGATTGCAGCTACGGGAACCGGAAAAACCGGTGCCTTTTTGATACCCATTGTGGAACAAATGCTTTGCAACAAAGGGAAAACTGCGTTGGTTGTAGTTCCAACAAGAGAATTAGCCGAGCAGGTATTAATTGAGTTTAAAGCACTAAGCCGTGGAATGGGGCTTTCCTCGGCTTGTTTTATTGGTGGAACCAATGTGGGTAAAGATTTAGGTATCGCCCGCAGGAAACAAGATTTAATTGTAGGAACCCCTGGAAGGTTGTTAGACCTTGTAAATCAAGGCGCGCTTCGATTAAAAGGAACGGAAATTTTGGTTTTAGATGAGTTCGATCGCATGTTAGACATGGGGTTTTTACCAGATGTGAAGTCAATTGTGAGCTGCATGAAATCGAGGATGCAAACCATGCTTTTTTCGGCAACCTTGAAGAGCGATCAGGAAAAGCATATCCAACAATTGCTTAGTGATCCTATTCGAATTAAAGTAAGTTCTGGAACCGAGAGTAGCGATAATGTAGAGCAAAATATCATTAAGGTGAAACCGGATGAAAATAAGTTCGATCTACTGAAGAATTTGCTTTTACAACCCTCTTTCGAAAAGGTGATTCTGTTTGCTGAAACCAAACGAAGCGTCGATAAAATTCAGGTGAAACTTCAAAAGGTTGGAGTAATGTCGGATGTTATCCACGGAAACAAATCGCAGAATTATCGTAGTAATGCGATCCGCAAATTTAAAAGTGGTAAAACGCGTGTTTTAGTAGCTACAGATGTTGCGGCTAGAGGGATAGATGTTGATGGGGTAACCCACGTAATTAATTACCAATTACCTCTTACCATGGATAGTTATATCCACCGTATAGGTAGAACCGGAAGGGCTGGTAAAACAGGTATGGCTTATACCTTTATAAATTAA